A section of the Candidatus Rokuibacteriota bacterium genome encodes:
- a CDS encoding helix-turn-helix transcriptional regulator, whose translation MKKRTTKKADIGTAFEDFLKDEGTYEATQSVAIKRVLAWQIEKAMKKQRLTKAEMARRMETSRSQLDRLLDPDSDSVTLETLTRAARAIGRQVKLELV comes from the coding sequence ATGAAGAAGCGCACAACCAAGAAGGCAGATATCGGCACAGCGTTCGAAGATTTCTTGAAAGACGAAGGAACCTACGAAGCGACCCAGAGCGTTGCCATCAAGCGCGTTCTTGCCTGGCAGATCGAGAAGGCGATGAAGAAGCAGCGCCTCACCAAGGCGGAGATGGCGCGGCGGATGGAGACGAGTCGGAGCCAGCTTGACAGACTCCTCGATCCGGACAGCGACTCCGTGACTCTGGAGACACTCACTCGCGCAGCGCGCGCCATCGGCCGTCAGGTCAAACTTGAGCTTGTCTAG